The nucleotide sequence GCGCGCTTGTAGGTCAGACCCGGGATATTACGGCACGACATTTCGAGATTTTTGTCGACGCCCGAGACCAGGAAGAGGACGCGCGAGCCGGCGACGTTCATGCCGGCAAGCATCTGCGCCACGACCTTGGTCTGCGGTTTGTCGAGGCTGGGGGCATCGACGACCATGACGCGGCCGTCGGCGGCTTTGGCCGAGAGCGCGGTCTTGATCGCCTGCCGACGCACCTTCTTCGGCAGCTTCAGCGTGTAATCGCGCGGCTGCGGGCCGAAGGTGACGCCGCCACCCGGCCAGAGCGGCGAGGTGTTGCTGCCGGAGCGGGCGCGGCCGGTGCCTTTTTGTTTCCACGGCTTGGCGCCGCCACCCGAAACTTCGGCGCGACCCAACGTATCGTGCGTGCCCTGGCGCTGGTTAGCCAGGTAGACTTTCACGTTCTGGTGAAGACTATAAGGCTTGCCTTCGGCGGCAAAGAGCGCATCGGAGAGCGCCTGTTCGCCGGCAGCCTTGCCGTCAGCGGAATATTTCTTCGCGGTTGCCATACTATTTCTTTCTGATCTTCACCCAAGTGTTGTTCTTGCCGGGGACCGCGCCCATGACGCCGATGACATTGG is from Candidatus Zixiibacteriota bacterium and encodes:
- the rplD gene encoding 50S ribosomal protein L4; protein product: MATAKKYSADGKAAGEQALSDALFAAEGKPYSLHQNVKVYLANQRQGTHDTLGRAEVSGGGAKPWKQKGTGRARSGSNTSPLWPGGGVTFGPQPRDYTLKLPKKVRRQAIKTALSAKAADGRVMVVDAPSLDKPQTKVVAQMLAGMNVAGSRVLFLVSGVDKNLEMSCRNIPGLTYKRAALASAYDLVHSDYLVLTPAGLKECEEVWTK